A stretch of DNA from Candidatus Epulonipiscium sp.:
TACAATAGGAATATTTTTGGCTTTAAACTTTTTATAAATATCTAAATTAGGATTTGGCAAAATGCTTTTTGTAGGTTCTATAATAAGTCCCTCTAAGTCATTGCTCAACATATTAAGGAGGCAGTCTCTTTCCTTTTGAAACTCATTGTTAGTATGCCCAAGTAAAATAGTATAACCTTCTTTACTAAGTATTTCATCAATTCCATAAATGATACTAGGGAAAATATAGTCTTTTAGATATGTGGTCACGACTCCTATTAATTTTGTCTTCTTCTTTTTCATTCCATCGGTACTGGCAACAAAGGTGCCTTTGCCTTGTATCTGATAAAGCCATCCTTCATTAATAAGTTCTCCTATGGCTTTCCTGACAGTATGCCGGCTTATTTGAAATTTATTAGCCAGTTCATGTTCTGAAAATAGTTTATCACCGTTTTTAAGTTCTCCATCTGCTATATATTTTTTAATAAATTCTTTGACTTTTATATATTTAGGTTCACCATTTAGATTCATAATCCACCTCTTCACATTGTATGCACAAGATGATTGTATCACATATTTATATCCTTGTGAATATCTTATACATTCTTCATGAATTACCTAAAACTATATTGAAAAATAGACAAAAACAGTGTAAAATCTAAGTATCTACTTGTATGTACAAGTATAGTGCTTTAGCATAATACTATAGGATAATAAAAATAAACCCAAATCAAAGGAGAAGGACTATGTTAAACTTAAAATCTTTGGAAATCTGGTTTGTAACAGGAAGTCAACATTTATACGGACTCGAAACCCTCAGGCAAGTAGAAGAGCATTCCCACAAAATAGTAGAAGGTCTGGATAAGGATTCATCCATCCCCTGTAAGGTTGTATTTAAGCCTATCCTAACTACCTCCAATGCTATCCGTAAACTTTGCCAAGAAGCCAACCTAGATGGAAAATGCGTCGGTATTATTACATGGATGCATACATTTTCTCCAGCTAAAATGTGGATTGCCGGCCTTTCTGAACTTAAAAAACCCCTGTTCCATCTTCATACTCAATTTAACAGGGATATTCCATGGAATAGTATTGATATGGATTTTATGAATCTTAATCAATCTGCCCATGGGGATAGAGAATATGGCTTTATCGGTGCCAGATTAAAAATTGCCCGTAAAATTATCGTAGGTTATTGGGAAGACCCTAAGACTAAAAATCGTATAGGAGCATGGATGCGCTCTGCTGTTGCCTTTACCGAAGGCCACAAACTTAAGGTAGCCCGTTTTGGTGATAATATGCGTAATGTTGCTGTTACCGAAGGAGATAAGGTAGAAGCTCAAATAAAATTTGGCTGGGCAGTTGATGCTTATGGCATAGGCGACCTCGTAGAATATATTGATGCCGTAACTAATGTACAAATCAATGAACTAATGGACGAATACAAAAAACTCTACGATATAGATACTAAAGCTAATATAGACTCCATAAAAGAACAAGCTCGTATCGAAATAGGTATAAAAAACTTTTTAGTTAAAGGAAATTACGGTGCCTTTACTACTAATTTCGAAAATCTATATGGTATGAAACAACTTCCGGGACTTGCAGTACAACACCTAATGGCACAAGGTTATGGTTTCGGTGGTGAAGGTGACTGGAAGACAGCCGCTATGGTCCATATTATGAAAATGATGGCATCGGGGCTTAAGGGTGGAACTTCCTTCATGGAAGACTATACCTATCATCTCGAACCAGATAATGAAATGATATTAGGAGCCCATATGTTAGAAGTATGTCCTAGTATATCGGCAACAAAGCCAAGGATTGAAGTTCACCCCTTAGGTATCGGTGGAAAAGCTGACCCTGCCCGTTTAGTATTTGACGGTAAATGTGGCCCTGCCATCGCCGCTTCTTTAGTGGAAATGGGTGGCCGTTATCGTCTTATTATCAATGCTGTAAATGCCATCCAACCTACACAGCCAATGCCTAATCTTCCTGTAGCAGGAGTGCTTTGGAAGCCCCAACCATCCCTTAGTGAAGCTGCAGAAGCTTGGATACTTGCCGGGGGCGCTCACCATACTTCCTTCTCCTATGATATTACGGCAGAACAAATGATGGATTGGGCGGAAATGGCACAAATTGAATGTGTACTCATTGACAATAGTACAGATCTTCTTAGATTTAGAAATGAACTAAGATGGAATGATATGGCTTGGAGAAGATAAGATTATAAAAAACATTATGGAGGATTAGTGTATGAATCTGAAAATGCATGATGTTAAAAACTCTATTATTAACGGAAAAACTGCATTGGGAATTGAACTGGGTTCAACTAGAATCAAAGCTGTCCTTGTTGGTGAGGATAATTCACCAATTGCTTCTGGCAGCCACGACTGGGAAAATAGCTATATTAACAACATGTGGACTTACAGCGTAGAAGAAATTTGGAAGGGGGTGCAAGATAGCTTCCGAAAGATGGCTTATGATGTTAAACAACAGTATGGTATTACTCTCCAAAAAATAGGGGCTATTGGTTTTAGTGCAATGATGCATGGCTATCTGGCCTTTGATAAGGATGAGAACCTCTTGGTGCCATTTCGCACATGGCGTAACAACATTACTGAAGAAGCATCCAAATCCTTAACAAAGCTATTTAACTATAATATCCCCCAACGATGGAGTATCGCCCACCTTTATCAAGCTATCTTAAATGCAGAAGAACATATAACTGATATAAACTTCCTAACAACCCTAGCAGGATATGTTCACTGGAAATTGACAGGTCAAAAAGTGCTTGGAATTGGAGAGGCTTCAGGGGTTTTTCCAATCGATTTAAATTCTAAGCGTTATGATAAAAACATGACTAATCAGTTTAACAAATTGATTGATTCTTATAATCTTCCATGGAAGCTTGAAGATATCCTTCCTAAGGTATTGCTAGCCGGTGAAAATGCCGGTATCCTTACAGAAGAAGGAGCAAGGCTTTTAGACATTTCTGGAAACCTTCAGGCAGGCATTCCCCTTTGTCCTCCTGAGGGAGATGCAGGAACAGGTATGGTTGCAACCAATAGCATTGCAAAACGTACTGGGAATGTTTCCGCGGGAACATCAGTATTTGCGATGATTGTCCTAGAAAAGGAGTTGTCCAAGGTGCATCCTGAAATAGACCTAGTTACAACCCCTGTGGGTAACTTGGTGGCTATGGCTCATTCCAACAATTGTTCCTCAGATCTTAATGCATGGGTAGGATTATTTGCGGAATTTGCAAAGTCAATGGGCATAGAACCAAATATGGATAAGATATTTGGTTCTCTATACAATATGGCACTAAAAGGCGACCCAGATTGTGGCGGCTTATTAGCTTATGGTTATCTCTCCGGAGAACATATGACAGGCTTTGAAGAAGGCCGTCCATTATTTGTCCGTTCCTCTGATAGCAAATTCAATCTGGCTAACTTTATGAGAGTTAATTTATTTACGGCTTTGGGAGCTCTTAAGATTGGTCTTGATATTCTTCTTAAAGAAGAAGGGATTAAATTAGATAAAATCTTAGGCCATGGGGGTTTATTCAAAACAAAAAGAGTAGGACAAAAAATCATGGCCGGTGCCATTAATGTACCTGTAACCGTTATGGAAACCGCTGGTGAAGGCGGTGCATGGGGGATAGCTCTACTGGCGTCCTATATGATTAATAAAAATGGTGGCGAAACCTTAGAAGTTTATCTTAGCACTAAAGTATTCGCAGGAAAAGGAGTCCATACCATGACCCCTGATTCTAAGGATGTGGAAGGCTTTGAAAAATTTATGGACCGTTATGTTAAAGGACTTGCTATTGAGCGGGCTGCTATAAAATATCTTAAATAATTAAGACATAAGGACATGGGATGGTTTAGTTATTAGGTGGCACTGGGAGGTATAAGGATGAAAGTTGTAATAGCAATTGATTCACTAAAAGGAAGCCTTACTTCCATGGAGGCGGGAAATGCAATCAAAGAGGGAATATTAAGAGTGTCTAATGCTAATATTATTGTAAAACCTTTAGCTGATGGAGGAGAAGGAACTGTCGATACTCTTATAGAGGGCTTAGGATGCAAGAAAATTTATGTAGATGTAACCGGACCCTTAAATCAAAGAGTAACCGCTTATTATGGATATCAGGAAAAAAGTAACACAGCTATTATTGAAATGGCTTCTGCCTCTGGAATAACCCTAATAAAGCCAGATGAAAGAAACCCCATGATTGCTACTACTTATGGGGTAGGTGAAATGATTAAACATGCGGCAAAAAATGGCTGTCGGCATTTCATTGTGGCTATAGGGGGCAGTGCTACTAATGATGGTGGCATTGGAATGCTACAGGCTCTTGGCTATGAATTTTTTGGCATTGATAATAAAGCTGTAGGGCAAGGCGGACAAGCCCTAGAAAAAATTAAATCAATTTCGGATAATAATAAGTTGGATTTACTTAAGGAATGTAGTTTTAAAGTGGCATGTGATGTGACTAACCCCCTTTGTGGCATCAATGGGGCTACTTATATATACGGCCCCCAAAAAGGGGTTACCGATGATATTAAGGATTCGCTAGATGCCGGTATGAAAAACTATGCAAAGATTACCAAATCTTTTAATGGTACTGATTATAAAAACTTTCCCGGTGCTGGTGCTGCAGGTGGCCTAGGATTTGCATTTTTAAGCTTTTTGAATGCTGAGTTAGAACTCGGAATTGAACTGATATTAAATGCGGTTCAGCTAGAAAAAGATATCCTTGATGCTGACTATGTAATAACAGGTGAAGGAAAACTCGATTATCAAACTTCAATGGGTAAAGCCCCTATCGGAGTGGCTAAACTAGCTAAAAAACATGGAGTAAAGGTTATTGCCCTAACAGGAAGTATAGGTAAAGACGCATCTAAATGCAATGAGGCAGGAATAGATGCTTATTTTTCTATCATCAATTCAATTATAAGCTTAGAGTATGCTATGGATAAAAAAATTGCTATAAAAAATATGACTGAAACCGCTGAGCAGGTCTTTCGTCTTATCTCATCCGTCTAAATCCCCTCTTTGTTATAGATATTAAAAAAGATACTAGCACGCTAGTATCTTTTTTAATTATGATTTAGATTTTCCCCTCTTAAATCCATTGTATCATTTTTTTCCCCTTTTGGAATTCTTCCTTCTGATTCTAGTCTGATTTTTTCTACTTTTTGCAAGTGACTAAAGTAAATATTAGTGACAGAAATAATTGTAATACATATGGCAATAACTATCCCCAAAATAACCTCTGGCATTACTGATTTTCCTCCTTAGATTAATATTTATAAATACTATAATCTATTATACGAGGAAAACAACCCAAAGTCTGCTATCTTTTATAATAATTAATTTACTAATATCAATTTATGATTCTCATCTAATTTTCTCATTTCCTTCCAAATAAATAATCCCGTAATTACTGTAGATAAACCATCTGCTATAGGTCCTGCCATCCAAACACCTGATAACTCAAATGCCATGGGGAGAAGCAATAACAAAGGAATTAATAAAATTACCTGTCGCAGCAAACTTAATACTATAGATATTTTTGCTTTTCCTACTGCTTGGAAATAGTTTGAGCTTACAATTTGAAAACCTATTAAAGGCATCATGCTTAAGAATATACGAATGCCACTACTACCTATTCGAATTAGTTCTGGTGAATCGTTAAAAATCCGAATAACAGCTTCTGGATATACTTCCACTACAATAAAACCTAAGGTAGAGATAACTGTAGCCGCTACAACTGCCAGTTTTAATGCCTGTTTTACCCTATCGTATTGTTTTGCCCCATAATTGTATCCGATTATAGGTTGTACTCCTTGATTAATACCAAAAATAGGCATAAAGAATATCATAGCTACGCTAGATATAATACTCATAGCGCCGATGGCCAAATCTCCCCCATAATCCCTTAGGGCATTATTAGATATGGTGGTAACTACACTGGCAGCCAATTGCATGGCAAAAGGAGACATTCCAATGGAAAATATTTCTATAATCACATTTCTTGATAACTTCATATTTCTAATATGAAAATTTAAGTGACTGTGTTTACTTTGTAGAAATGCAAGTACATATACAGCACTAATAGCCTGTGAGATTATGGTCGCATAAGCTGCACCCTTAATCCCCATGGCAAAAACAAAAATAAATATCGGGTCCAAAATAGTATTGGTTAATGCACCTATTAGCATAGATGCCATAGCCGCCCTTGGATGGCCTTGGGCACGAATCATATGATTCATGGCAAATCCTATGGTATTACCTAAGGAACCATATAAGATGATAGTAATATAATCCCTAGCATATGCATAGGTGTTTTCACTGGCTCCAAATATCCTAAGTAAAGGGTCCCTGTATATAAGGCCTAATATAGTAACAAGAACTGTGACGATAATCATTAATATAAAAGAATTTCCTAGTATGCGTTCGGCATCCTCTTTTCTATCCTGCCCTAACCTGATAGAAATAAGGGAAGCCCCACCAATACCTACTAGCATAGAAAAAGCTAAAAGGATTGTCATAAAAGGAAAGGCCACTCCTATCCCCGTAAGGGCCAGTTCATTTACTCCCTTTCCTACAAATATCCTATCCACTATATTATATAATGCATTTACAAGCATTCCCACTATTGCCGGTATAGAAAACTTAAGAAGTAACCGACCTATTCCTTCATTTTTCAATTGTTCTTGCGTAGTCATTACTTTTCCTCCCTATTGTAGTATTGATGTATATTTTTTGTCATGGCCTCTAGGAGGTTTATTGACTTTTGTTTATCCTCTTCTGAAAAACCATCCACTAATATATCAGTCCAATTTCTTAGTATTTTAAAAATATCTCCTTTTATACTTAAAGCTCTATCAGTTAAAAAAACTAATTGGGCTCTCCTGTCATTAGAATCTATTTTTCTATAAACATATCCCTCTTCTTCAAGCTTTTTGATTGCCCTTGCCGTTGTTCCTTTATCAATATCTAGCAAATATGATATTTCTTCTTGGCGTATTCCATCTTGTTGATAGAGGATATTTAAAAATATAAATTGCCCACTTCCAATACCAAAAGCTTCAAGCTTTCTGTTTATATAACATTGGGCTTGTCTATATATTATTGATATATATCTCCCAATGGACCTTGAATGCTGCATTATAAAACTCCTCTCATTGGTTGCATCAACAACTATATCATAATAGGGTTTAGTTGTCAATGCAACCAATATACAAAAAAATCATAATTTCTTAGAATGATTTGTTGACAAATGACAATTCCCATAGTATCATTTGATTGTCAACCAATATTTATCAGTGGTTAACAATCAAATAGTAGGAGGTTTTAGTAATGAATATGAAAGTTAAGGATATGATTTTAGTTTCACTATTTGCAGCATTAACAGCGATTGGAGCATTTATCAAATTTCCTGTGGGTCCCGCTCCTATGTCACTTCAGTTTTTATTTACCGCCTTTTCTGCTATACTTCTTGGTTCAAAGCTGGGGGCTCTTTCTCAGCTCATATATTTGATAATAGGCCTTAGCGGAATTCCAATTTTTACCGGCGGTGGCGGTATAGGTTATATTCTAAATCCCACCTTTGGGTATCTTATCGGATTTGTCATAGGCGCTTTTGTGATAGGAAAAAGTATTGAAAATGCAAAGTCAAATTCTTTTATGAGGCTTTTTACTTCATGTTTGATTGGGTTGGGGGTTGTATATCTAATAGGAGTTCCTTATTTGTATTTGATTTTAAAAAATGTGGTTCAAAAAGACATTACCTTCATAGAGACCCTAAAGTCGGGATTAATAGTCTTTCTCCCTGGGGACTTTATAAAATGTTTCATTACCTCATTTATAGGGTTTAAAATAATTCCCATACTAAACAAACTCAAGGCTAATAAATAAATATATTGATTTACTAATGACATATTTTATTCTTCCTTGTATAATTCTAATAGAAACTTACAAAGGAGAAATGTTGTGAATAATAAACGTATTTGGGAAATTGACTTTCTTAGGGGAATTGCACTTATTCTTATGATGATATTTCATCTTCTATATGACCTTAATGACTTTTTTAACATCCCTATCCCCTCTTGGAATGGATTTTGGTACTATGAAGGAAAGGTTTCTGCTATTTTATTTATGCTTTTGGCTGGGATTAGCAGTACTTTTAGTAAAAATAATTTCAAAAGAGGTTTAAGAGTTTTTATTATTGGAATGGGGTTAACTATTGTCACATATCTAATAATGCCATCGGAATATATCCGCTTTGGAATTCTTCATTTGATGGGTGTTGGTATGATTATATATCATTTTATTAGGGTTATACCCATTATACATACTTCTATTTTATCTATCTTCATCATTATTTTAGGATATATATTTAGTAACATTAATATGTCTACATGGCTTCTTATACCCTTGGGAATTACAGATAGAAA
This window harbors:
- the araA gene encoding L-arabinose isomerase, producing MLNLKSLEIWFVTGSQHLYGLETLRQVEEHSHKIVEGLDKDSSIPCKVVFKPILTTSNAIRKLCQEANLDGKCVGIITWMHTFSPAKMWIAGLSELKKPLFHLHTQFNRDIPWNSIDMDFMNLNQSAHGDREYGFIGARLKIARKIIVGYWEDPKTKNRIGAWMRSAVAFTEGHKLKVARFGDNMRNVAVTEGDKVEAQIKFGWAVDAYGIGDLVEYIDAVTNVQINELMDEYKKLYDIDTKANIDSIKEQARIEIGIKNFLVKGNYGAFTTNFENLYGMKQLPGLAVQHLMAQGYGFGGEGDWKTAAMVHIMKMMASGLKGGTSFMEDYTYHLEPDNEMILGAHMLEVCPSISATKPRIEVHPLGIGGKADPARLVFDGKCGPAIAASLVEMGGRYRLIINAVNAIQPTQPMPNLPVAGVLWKPQPSLSEAAEAWILAGGAHHTSFSYDITAEQMMDWAEMAQIECVLIDNSTDLLRFRNELRWNDMAWRR
- a CDS encoding glycerate kinase, which translates into the protein MKVVIAIDSLKGSLTSMEAGNAIKEGILRVSNANIIVKPLADGGEGTVDTLIEGLGCKKIYVDVTGPLNQRVTAYYGYQEKSNTAIIEMASASGITLIKPDERNPMIATTYGVGEMIKHAAKNGCRHFIVAIGGSATNDGGIGMLQALGYEFFGIDNKAVGQGGQALEKIKSISDNNKLDLLKECSFKVACDVTNPLCGINGATYIYGPQKGVTDDIKDSLDAGMKNYAKITKSFNGTDYKNFPGAGAAGGLGFAFLSFLNAELELGIELILNAVQLEKDILDADYVITGEGKLDYQTSMGKAPIGVAKLAKKHGVKVIALTGSIGKDASKCNEAGIDAYFSIINSIISLEYAMDKKIAIKNMTETAEQVFRLISSV
- a CDS encoding biotin transporter BioY, with amino-acid sequence MNMKVKDMILVSLFAALTAIGAFIKFPVGPAPMSLQFLFTAFSAILLGSKLGALSQLIYLIIGLSGIPIFTGGGGIGYILNPTFGYLIGFVIGAFVIGKSIENAKSNSFMRLFTSCLIGLGVVYLIGVPYLYLILKNVVQKDITFIETLKSGLIVFLPGDFIKCFITSFIGFKIIPILNKLKANK
- a CDS encoding DUF1624 domain-containing protein — protein: MNNKRIWEIDFLRGIALILMMIFHLLYDLNDFFNIPIPSWNGFWYYEGKVSAILFMLLAGISSTFSKNNFKRGLRVFIIGMGLTIVTYLIMPSEYIRFGILHLMGVGMIIYHFIRVIPIIHTSILSIFIIILGYIFSNINMSTWLLIPLGITDRNFVSMDYYPLFPWLAVFLTGSITGRILYKEKRSILQKTYGNDPVTFLGRHSLMVYLIHQPVILLILYLIFI
- a CDS encoding FGGY-family carbohydrate kinase, whose translation is MNLKMHDVKNSIINGKTALGIELGSTRIKAVLVGEDNSPIASGSHDWENSYINNMWTYSVEEIWKGVQDSFRKMAYDVKQQYGITLQKIGAIGFSAMMHGYLAFDKDENLLVPFRTWRNNITEEASKSLTKLFNYNIPQRWSIAHLYQAILNAEEHITDINFLTTLAGYVHWKLTGQKVLGIGEASGVFPIDLNSKRYDKNMTNQFNKLIDSYNLPWKLEDILPKVLLAGENAGILTEEGARLLDISGNLQAGIPLCPPEGDAGTGMVATNSIAKRTGNVSAGTSVFAMIVLEKELSKVHPEIDLVTTPVGNLVAMAHSNNCSSDLNAWVGLFAEFAKSMGIEPNMDKIFGSLYNMALKGDPDCGGLLAYGYLSGEHMTGFEEGRPLFVRSSDSKFNLANFMRVNLFTALGALKIGLDILLKEEGIKLDKILGHGGLFKTKRVGQKIMAGAINVPVTVMETAGEGGAWGIALLASYMINKNGGETLEVYLSTKVFAGKGVHTMTPDSKDVEGFEKFMDRYVKGLAIERAAIKYLK
- a CDS encoding MATE family efflux transporter, whose product is MTTQEQLKNEGIGRLLLKFSIPAIVGMLVNALYNIVDRIFVGKGVNELALTGIGVAFPFMTILLAFSMLVGIGGASLISIRLGQDRKEDAERILGNSFILMIIVTVLVTILGLIYRDPLLRIFGASENTYAYARDYITIILYGSLGNTIGFAMNHMIRAQGHPRAAMASMLIGALTNTILDPIFIFVFAMGIKGAAYATIISQAISAVYVLAFLQSKHSHLNFHIRNMKLSRNVIIEIFSIGMSPFAMQLAASVVTTISNNALRDYGGDLAIGAMSIISSVAMIFFMPIFGINQGVQPIIGYNYGAKQYDRVKQALKLAVVAATVISTLGFIVVEVYPEAVIRIFNDSPELIRIGSSGIRIFLSMMPLIGFQIVSSNYFQAVGKAKISIVLSLLRQVILLIPLLLLLPMAFELSGVWMAGPIADGLSTVITGLFIWKEMRKLDENHKLILVN
- a CDS encoding MarR family transcriptional regulator; protein product: MQHSRSIGRYISIIYRQAQCYINRKLEAFGIGSGQFIFLNILYQQDGIRQEEISYLLDIDKGTTARAIKKLEEEGYVYRKIDSNDRRAQLVFLTDRALSIKGDIFKILRNWTDILVDGFSEEDKQKSINLLEAMTKNIHQYYNREEK